The following coding sequences are from one Streptomyces angustmyceticus window:
- the moeZ gene encoding adenylyltransferase/sulfurtransferase MoeZ, which yields MSLPPLVEPASELTVDEVRRYSRHLIIPDVGMDGQKRLKNAKVLCVGAGGLGSPALMYLAAAGVGTLGIVEFDEVDESNLQRQIIHSQADIGRSKAESAKDTVLGINPYVTVNLHQERLDSTNVMELFAQYDLIVDGTDNFATRYLVNDACVLLNKPYVWGSIYRFDGQASVFWSEHGPCYRCLYPEPPPPGMVPSCAEGGVLGVLCASIGSIQVNEAIKLLAGIGDPLVGRLMIYDALEMTYRQVKVRKDPDCAICGENPTVTELIDYEAFCGVVSEEAQEAAAGSTITPQQLKEWIDGDEKIEIIDVREPNEFEIVSIPGARLIPKNEFLMGSALQDLPQDKKIVLHCKTGVRSAEVLAVLKSAGFADAVHVGGGVIGWVNTVEPEKPVY from the coding sequence GTGTCGCTGCCACCCCTGGTCGAGCCCGCTTCGGAGCTCACCGTCGATGAGGTCCGCAGGTACTCCCGCCACCTGATCATCCCGGACGTCGGGATGGACGGGCAGAAGCGGCTGAAGAACGCCAAGGTGCTGTGCGTCGGCGCCGGTGGCCTGGGCTCGCCCGCCCTGATGTATCTGGCCGCGGCCGGCGTCGGCACGCTCGGCATCGTGGAGTTCGACGAGGTCGACGAGTCGAACCTGCAGCGCCAGATCATCCACAGCCAGGCGGACATCGGCCGCTCCAAGGCGGAGTCCGCGAAGGACACCGTCCTGGGCATCAACCCGTACGTCACGGTCAACCTGCACCAAGAGCGCCTCGACTCCACCAACGTCATGGAGCTCTTCGCGCAGTACGACCTGATCGTCGACGGCACCGACAACTTCGCCACCCGCTACCTGGTCAACGACGCCTGCGTGCTGCTGAACAAGCCGTACGTGTGGGGCTCGATCTACCGCTTCGACGGCCAGGCGTCGGTGTTCTGGTCCGAGCACGGCCCCTGCTACCGCTGCCTGTACCCGGAGCCCCCGCCGCCCGGCATGGTGCCCTCCTGCGCCGAGGGCGGCGTCCTCGGCGTGCTGTGCGCCTCCATCGGCTCCATCCAGGTCAACGAGGCCATCAAGCTGCTCGCCGGCATCGGCGACCCGCTCGTCGGCCGTCTGATGATCTACGACGCGCTGGAGATGACCTACCGCCAGGTCAAGGTCCGCAAGGACCCCGACTGCGCCATCTGCGGCGAGAACCCGACCGTCACCGAGCTCATCGACTACGAGGCCTTCTGCGGCGTCGTGTCCGAGGAGGCCCAGGAGGCGGCGGCCGGCTCCACGATCACTCCCCAGCAGCTCAAGGAGTGGATCGACGGCGACGAGAAGATCGAGATCATCGACGTCCGCGAGCCGAACGAGTTCGAGATCGTGTCCATCCCCGGCGCCCGGCTGATCCCGAAGAACGAGTTCCTCATGGGCAGCGCCCTCCAGGACCTCCCCCAGGACAAGAAGATCGTCCTGCACTGCAAGACGGGCGTCCGCTCCGCCGAGGTGCTGGCCGTACTGAAGTCCGCGGGCTTCGCCGACGCCGTGCACGTCGGCGGCGGCGTCATCGGCTGGGTCAACACCGTCGAGCCGGAGAAGCCGGTCTACTAG
- a CDS encoding MGMT family protein codes for MSGTGDETSGEFPANPEDQEGPEGPGGAEGPELPEYAERVLAVAELIPAGRVMTYGDVAEWLEEGGPRQVGRVMALYGGAVPWWRVVRADGRLLPGSELRALAHYRDEGTPLRTAPHAADDHIPRLDMRRARWDGRPD; via the coding sequence ATGAGTGGGACCGGAGATGAGACATCGGGTGAATTCCCCGCGAACCCGGAAGACCAGGAAGGCCCGGAAGGTCCGGGAGGCGCGGAAGGTCCGGAACTCCCGGAGTACGCGGAACGCGTCCTGGCCGTCGCCGAGCTGATCCCGGCGGGCCGGGTGATGACGTACGGGGACGTCGCGGAGTGGCTCGAAGAAGGAGGTCCGCGGCAGGTCGGGCGGGTGATGGCGCTCTACGGCGGCGCCGTGCCCTGGTGGCGGGTGGTCCGCGCGGACGGCCGGCTGCTGCCCGGCAGCGAACTGCGCGCCCTGGCGCACTACCGCGACGAGGGCACTCCGCTGCGCACCGCCCCGCACGCCGCCGACGACCACATACCGCGGCTCGACATGCGGCGGGCCCGCTGGGACGGGCGCCCGGACTAG
- a CDS encoding lysylphosphatidylglycerol synthase domain-containing protein, translating into MIRDQEETAEQQGAAPPWEAGAPEALAVDAAGPAPGPAARTRRPRRRQAAPQGKHQRRPDTASATEKASTIEKAERPGASERPEGPKEPEPTERHEEEPNGERNSREPEEGQDGPAARDEHEEPASGTPQNRPHTGSHRSDLGSGEYGEFHVDRVSGDEPLLPARVHRPADLLRLLLGIAGIALVLGLATFAHGTTQGLARDIGTGAKAAPPLLINLAGLTSSVAVLIVPVAFAVERLIKRDGLRIADGVLAAVLAHGVSLAADLWVADSAPVSIRDALTQPLENGSLSAPVHSYLAPVIAYMTAVGMSRRPRWRVAMWCVLLLDAFAVLVGRYTTPFAIITTVLIGWTVAYGTLYAVGSPNVRPTGQNLLAGLRRVGFHPVSALRAEDATPTEHTEHPDRGRRYLVTLEDGPPIDVTVVDREQQAHGFFYRVWRRLSLRGINQRRSLQSLRQALEQEALLAYAAIAAGAHAPKLIATSELGPDAVMLVYEHIGGRTFDSLADEEITDALMHSAWRQVEALQSRRIAHRRLVGDALLMDRSGTIVLTELRGGEIAAGDLVLRMDIAQLLATCGLRVGAERAVAAAVEVLGPDAVADSLPLLQPIALSRTTRATLRQLARERAKREREAVLAASQAAKEAREEREAEGPKDRKTLRAERHAEKNAEKRALDEASEEAREEDLLAQIRRQVLLIRPTAVIEPAKLERLSPRKLITWIAGAFAVYLLLSQLTNFNLGDMVNKAEWEWVLVAAFFSALTYIAAAMSLLGFVTERVSFVRTVIAQIAGNFVKLVAPAAIGGVALNTRFLQRAGVRPGLAVASVGASQLFGLGSHVLLLLVFGYLTGTQEQTPSISPSRTVIAGLLTVAVLVLIVTAVPALRKFVSTRVRSLFAGVVPRMLDILQRPGKLVTGIGGMLLLTAANVMCLDASIRAFGGGDTISYASIAVAFLAGNALGSAAPTPGGVGAVEGALIGALTVAGLAGDTAFPAVLLFRLMVFWLPVLPGWLAFTYLTRKGEI; encoded by the coding sequence GTGATACGAGATCAAGAAGAGACGGCCGAGCAGCAGGGTGCGGCGCCTCCATGGGAGGCGGGCGCCCCTGAAGCGCTGGCCGTCGACGCCGCCGGCCCGGCGCCCGGACCGGCCGCACGGACCCGGCGGCCGCGGCGGCGGCAGGCGGCACCACAGGGGAAGCACCAACGGAGGCCGGACACGGCTTCCGCTACCGAAAAGGCGAGCACGATCGAGAAGGCCGAACGACCCGGGGCGTCCGAGAGGCCGGAAGGACCCAAGGAGCCCGAGCCCACCGAGCGGCACGAGGAGGAGCCGAACGGCGAGCGGAACAGCAGGGAGCCCGAGGAGGGGCAGGACGGACCGGCCGCGCGCGACGAGCACGAGGAGCCGGCGTCCGGCACGCCCCAAAACCGGCCCCACACGGGCTCGCACCGCTCCGACCTGGGCTCCGGCGAGTACGGCGAGTTCCACGTCGACCGGGTCTCCGGCGACGAGCCGCTGCTGCCCGCCCGGGTGCACCGCCCCGCCGACCTGCTGCGGCTGCTGCTCGGCATCGCCGGGATCGCCCTCGTCCTCGGACTCGCCACGTTCGCCCACGGCACCACCCAGGGCCTGGCGCGGGACATCGGGACCGGCGCGAAGGCGGCGCCGCCGCTGCTGATCAACCTGGCGGGGCTCACCTCCAGCGTCGCGGTGCTGATCGTGCCGGTGGCGTTCGCCGTCGAGCGGCTGATCAAGCGCGACGGGCTGCGGATCGCGGACGGGGTGCTGGCCGCCGTCCTCGCCCACGGAGTGTCGCTGGCCGCCGACCTGTGGGTGGCCGACTCCGCGCCCGTCTCCATCCGGGACGCGCTGACCCAGCCCCTGGAAAACGGGTCGCTCTCCGCCCCGGTGCACAGCTATCTGGCGCCCGTGATCGCCTATATGACGGCCGTGGGCATGTCCCGGCGGCCGCGCTGGCGGGTCGCGATGTGGTGCGTGCTGCTGCTGGACGCCTTCGCGGTGCTGGTGGGGCGCTACACCACCCCGTTCGCGATCATCACGACGGTGCTGATCGGCTGGACCGTCGCCTACGGCACCCTCTACGCCGTCGGCTCCCCCAACGTCCGCCCCACCGGCCAGAACCTCCTCGCGGGGCTGCGCCGGGTCGGCTTCCATCCGGTGTCCGCGCTGCGGGCGGAGGACGCCACCCCCACGGAGCACACCGAGCACCCCGACCGCGGCCGCCGCTACCTCGTCACCCTGGAGGACGGTCCGCCGATCGACGTCACCGTGGTGGACCGCGAGCAGCAGGCGCACGGCTTCTTCTACCGGGTGTGGCGCAGGCTCTCGCTGCGCGGCATCAACCAGCGCCGCAGCCTGCAGTCGCTTCGCCAGGCGCTGGAGCAGGAGGCGCTGCTGGCGTACGCGGCCATCGCGGCCGGCGCCCACGCCCCCAAGCTGATCGCGACCTCCGAGCTCGGGCCGGACGCGGTGATGCTGGTCTACGAGCACATCGGCGGCCGCACCTTCGACTCGCTGGCCGACGAGGAGATCACCGACGCGCTGATGCACAGCGCCTGGCGGCAGGTCGAGGCGCTGCAGTCCCGGCGGATCGCGCACCGGCGGCTGGTCGGTGACGCGCTGCTGATGGATCGTTCCGGCACCATCGTCCTGACCGAGCTGCGCGGCGGCGAGATCGCGGCCGGTGATCTGGTGCTGCGGATGGACATCGCCCAGCTGCTGGCCACCTGCGGTCTGCGGGTCGGTGCGGAGCGGGCGGTGGCCGCGGCGGTCGAGGTGCTCGGCCCGGACGCGGTCGCCGACAGCCTGCCGCTGCTGCAGCCGATCGCGCTGAGCCGCACCACCCGCGCGACGCTGCGCCAGCTGGCCCGCGAGCGCGCCAAGCGGGAGCGGGAGGCCGTACTGGCGGCCTCGCAGGCGGCCAAGGAGGCGCGGGAGGAGCGCGAGGCGGAGGGTCCCAAGGACCGCAAGACGCTGCGGGCCGAGCGGCACGCGGAGAAGAACGCCGAGAAGCGGGCCCTGGACGAGGCGTCGGAGGAGGCCCGCGAGGAGGATCTGCTCGCCCAGATCCGCCGGCAGGTGCTGCTGATCCGTCCGACCGCGGTGATCGAACCCGCCAAGCTGGAGCGGCTCAGCCCGCGCAAACTCATCACCTGGATTGCCGGCGCCTTCGCCGTGTACCTGCTGTTGTCCCAGCTCACCAACTTCAACCTGGGCGACATGGTCAACAAGGCGGAGTGGGAGTGGGTGCTGGTCGCGGCCTTCTTCTCGGCGCTGACGTACATCGCGGCGGCGATGAGCCTGCTGGGGTTCGTCACCGAGCGGGTGTCGTTCGTCCGCACGGTCATCGCGCAGATCGCGGGCAACTTCGTGAAGCTGGTGGCGCCCGCGGCGATCGGCGGTGTGGCGCTCAACACCCGCTTCCTGCAGCGGGCCGGGGTCCGGCCGGGGCTGGCGGTGGCCAGCGTCGGCGCGTCCCAGCTGTTCGGCCTGGGCAGCCATGTGCTGCTGCTGCTGGTCTTCGGCTATCTGACCGGCACCCAGGAGCAGACCCCGTCGATCTCGCCGTCCCGTACGGTCATCGCCGGCCTGCTGACGGTGGCTGTGCTGGTCCTGATCGTCACGGCGGTGCCGGCGCTGCGGAAGTTCGTCTCCACCCGGGTGCGGTCGCTGTTCGCGGGGGTCGTCCCGCGGATGCTGGACATCCTGCAGCGGCCCGGGAAGCTGGTCACCGGCATCGGCGGGATGCTGCTGCTGACGGCGGCGAACGTGATGTGCCTGGACGCCTCGATCCGGGCGTTCGGCGGCGGCGACACGATCAGCTACGCGAGCATCGCGGTGGCCTTCCTCGCCGGTAACGCGCTGGGCTCGGCCGCGCCGACGCCGGGCGGTGTGGGCGCCGTCGAGGGCGCGCTGATCGGTGCGCTGACGGTCGCCGGGCTCGCGGGCGACACGGCCTTCCCGGCGGTGCTGCTGTTCCGGCTGATGGTCTTCTGGCTGCCGGTGCTGCCGGGCTGGCTGGCCTTCACCTACCTCACCCGCAAGGGCGAGATCTGA
- a CDS encoding spherulation-specific family 4 protein has translation MSHLTRTAGAAPAAGGTTPCGIGVPGFAHPLLAPAEWAGLLRGAGGSAPPREPRAPLGTGPLHWAVLDVSNGPGSRPDPHCLPAAARLRDAGVRLLGHLDTGRGTRPFAELLSDAHRHLEWYKTDGFWLDRAPTDRAHLPATRRLTDALRALCGGPLVLGHGSHPHPGYAETADQLVTFAGSWADYRWSQVAEWTADHPPERFCHLVHSVPRGHLDEALRIARWQGAGTVYVTDRRAAAGAGVPDGAWESLPGYWDELVSRIGTGVSE, from the coding sequence GCCCACCCCCTGCTGGCGCCGGCCGAATGGGCCGGACTGCTGCGCGGCGCCGGCGGGTCCGCGCCGCCGCGGGAGCCGCGGGCCCCGCTGGGGACGGGGCCGCTGCACTGGGCGGTCCTCGACGTGTCCAACGGCCCCGGCTCCCGCCCCGACCCGCACTGCCTGCCGGCCGCCGCCCGGCTGCGGGACGCCGGTGTCCGCCTGTTGGGACACCTGGACACCGGGCGCGGGACGCGGCCCTTCGCCGAGCTGCTCTCCGACGCCCACCGCCACCTGGAGTGGTACAAGACCGACGGCTTCTGGCTGGACCGTGCTCCCACGGACCGGGCGCACCTGCCCGCGACGCGGCGGCTGACCGACGCCCTGCGCGCGCTGTGCGGCGGCCCCCTCGTCCTCGGGCACGGCAGCCACCCCCACCCCGGCTACGCCGAGACCGCCGACCAGCTCGTCACCTTCGCCGGCTCCTGGGCCGACTACCGCTGGTCACAGGTGGCCGAGTGGACCGCCGACCACCCTCCGGAGCGGTTCTGTCACCTCGTCCACAGCGTGCCGCGCGGCCACCTCGACGAGGCGCTGCGGATCGCCCGCTGGCAGGGCGCGGGCACCGTGTACGTCACCGACCGGCGTGCCGCGGCGGGCGCGGGGGTGCCCGATGGCGCCTGGGAGTCGCTGCCCGGTTACTGGGACGAACTCGTCTCGCGCATCGGAACAGGTGTCTCGGAATGA